The Cucumis melo cultivar AY chromosome 9, USDA_Cmelo_AY_1.0, whole genome shotgun sequence genome includes the window TTGTTGTACTTATCTAAATTATCCTTCATTTTCATTATACATATATGAATGACGACAATACCTattaaaagtaatttttaaacCATCATTAGGTTAAaacaattgaaagaaaaaaaataacacTGATCTAATGACAATTTTGTAACCAAAAGATTATTAAtacattatttatttaatttggttGGAGCAATAAAGCGGTAATTTCCTAGAAAATATGTGTAAATTGTGTGTCATTATATTTTGAAACgaattatttataaattaaaaaaaaaagaaggtcAGGTAAAGGCTATATGAAGTATGTGGCCTACCTACACTGTACCATACACCGAGTCACAGCAAATCACCCCCTCAACACCATGAAAAATTAGTTCACAACCAACATTGGCGGAACTTTCTTATTTATTCTTATATTTTCTGAGACTCCAAAGATCATCAAAGTATTATTCAAAAATTACTATCactatttatatttattataaaaacaacaacaacaacaataataataataataataattaataattaacaattaacaacaacaataataataaatagattTAGCAACAGGTCTGAAAGAAGAGAAGGGGAAATTTCAATTGTAGAGacgtttgttttgtttttcggAGTATCAAAGAGAGAAACCAAAGTCtaaatttatttacttatttatttatttttcacaaTCGCCGTCTCTCCCTTCCAAGACTCTTCTTCTCTATACGCTCCTTCGCTCGCTCTCTCGCTCGCTTCAtcttctctctatctctctatttctctatttctctatttttctctctctccgcCGTTCCGTTTCTCTCTGCCGTTCTCCCTTCTCTCTGCCACCGCACGGCAGCTGAAACTCATCCAACCCAACAAACAGACAAAAACCCTATTCTCTGTTCCGAACAACCCAAGCCTCATTTTCTCCCATTCACAATCcctttccctctctctctccgCCGCCGCTTTCGTTCTCCACACTCTCAAACTCTCTCTTTACCTATCTATTTTGTTGTCCCCCTCTTAAGCTCgcatttctttttgttttgggGACATACAGCAACCACTGGGAGGCAGTTATTGAAAGCAGTTACGCCTTCTGGGGTTTCTCTCAATCAGTCTTCCGGGTAGGGTTAGTTCTTCGTCTTCATCGGATATCTCACAGGTTTTATTATCTATCTCTTCTGTATTTCTCTTGCGGGTTTGGACCTCTAcggaagtttttttttcttttaacggAGGGTGCATAATTTGGTTTAGGGTTTCtgataattttgtttttttgggcACATTCAATCGGACTTGGGATTCTGGTTATTCCAATTTCTTATTTAGCTAGGGTTTCTTTTTGTTCTCTGATCGAACTGTTTTGACGGGGATAATCTTCTGTTCTGGAATTGCTTCACCACCTCTTTATTCTTGAGGTATACCTTCTTTATCTTTCTGCATCTCAACCGATTCCCTCAAAGATGAGGGTTTTCCAAGCGTATTTTGCTGGCCGAATCTACAGTTAATCGAACACGGAGGCAGGAAGACGAGAGTGAGACCTTTCCTTTTAAGTTTTAACATTCTTTTTAATTGAACACCTTCATTTTCTCCCTGATATTTCCTCTGTTTTTCATCCTCTGGTATTTCACTCCCGTATGAGAAATAGGGTATATTGATTTTGCGCATAAGATAAGATAAATCCCCTTCATAATGCGTTCCAGCTTGTAGCCAAATTGGTAGCTACTTGCTTGAATACCAGTTGTTGTGAAGTAGGATAGTTGTAGAAGATAGACTTCTTTAGTGGCATTCAGGACATAAATTTGAGAACCATCCCCTGCGTTCTTCTACCGTGTGCGAGTTTGCAATTCTGAAGCAATTCACTGCACACCTGTCTTTTCTGGTGGAACCCTGGATATGCCATAAAGTTGATGATACATATGGTCTGTTGCCGTGACTTGCATAGTCAGGGATGGTCGTTAAAGTTCACCCAGCTTAAAATAGTGGTTAGGCATTTGAAATAATAAAGTACGGGCTAGAGTTTTATAAATTCCTCTGCACAAGGAGTACAGTTTTTGGAAATTTGAGGTGGTAAAGAAGGCAAGACGTGCTCTTTTCTTCTGATATTTTGATCATGTTCAGTATTCCTTATGGAAAGAAGTGAACCCACATTAGTCCCAGAATGGTTGAGAAGTACTGGAAGCGTTACTGGTGGCGGCAATTCAAACCACCACTTTCCGTCGTCTTCTTCCCACTCAGGTAGTGctttcattcttcttttctttttcttttttattgttcCTTGCTTCTAATAAAAGATGCGCTCTCTTACTGCTGACTTGCCTCTATTTTGATATTGTGAGCGTTGTTAATGTGTATACTATGTTGTGTAGATGTGCCCTCTCTATCTCAATCGAGAAATAGAATTTCCAAGACCACTGGCGATTTTGACACTTCGCGTTCTTCTTTTCTGGATCGGACATCTTCATCAAATTCAAGGAGAAGTTCGAGCAATGGTTCTTCTAAACATGCATATAGTAGCTTTAACAGGGGTCATCGTGATAAGGATCGTGAGAAAGAAAAGGATCGGTTGAACTTTGGAGATAATTGGGACCGTGATGCTCATGATCCTCTAGGAAAGATTCTTTCCAACAGAATTGATAAAGATGCTTTGCGAAGGTCTCATTCAATGGTATCCAGGAAGCAAGGTGAGTTGTTTCACAGAAGGGTTGGAACAGAACTAAAAAGTCACAACAGCAGCAATGGAATTCTTTCTGGAACTAGTGTCGGCAGTAGCATTCAGAAAGCTGTATTTGAAAAGGATTTTCCGTCACTGGGATCTGAAGAAAAGCAGGGAGCATCAGAAATTGGAAGAGTTTCATCTCCTGGTTTGAGCTCACCAGTTCAAAGCTTACCTATTGGCAATTCAGCCTTAATTGTTGGTGGAGAGGGATGGACCTCTGCTCTTGCGGAGGTGCCCAGTATGATTGGAAGCACCCCAGGGTCATCGTCATTTCAACAAACTGTTCCTGCTACGTCAGGGGCAGGGCCTCTGAGTGTGACAGCCGGACTTAATATGGCTGAAGCTTTGGTGCAGTCTCCATCTCGAACTCGTACTGCTCCCCAGGTATCTGAGGTACCATACCAACCTTCTTGTGCTGTATATTATGTTCTCCTTTTGATCTAACAGTCTCATCTTTTATCCCCTCTTTGGTAGTTATCTGTCAAGACCCAGAGGCTTGAGGAATTAGCTATTAAACAGTCCAGGCAATTAATACCAGTGACGCCTTCTATGCCAAAAGCTATGGTAATTGGAGCCAATGCAATTGTTGAATCTTTGTTGTTAGATCTTTTCCTACCtacttatattttaattatttggtGTTTGTTGATTAAAAAAATGTGAAGGATCGTACATAAAATATATAAGAAAACTTAGAACAATCTGCACGGTACCTAAACAACTTGTGCCAATCTTCGATTTCAGCTGGGACTAATACTCTCTTCAAAGCTACTTTTGTGTTTTAGTATTAGGGCAGATAAGATGTATCATGTATATATAACAAAAGTTATTTCT containing:
- the LOC103499274 gene encoding uncharacterized protein LOC103499274 isoform X2, with the translated sequence MERSEPTLVPEWLRSTGSVTGGGNSNHHFPSSSSHSDVPSLSQSRNRISKTTGDFDTSRSSFLDRTSSSNSRRSSSNGSSKHAYSSFNRGHRDKDREKEKDRLNFGDNWDRDAHDPLGKILSNRIDKDALRRSHSMVSRKQGELFHRRVGTELKSHNSSNGILSGTSVGSSIQKAVFEKDFPSLGSEEKQGASEIGRVSSPGLSSPVQSLPIGNSALIVGGEGWTSALAEVPSMIGSTPGSSSFQQTVPATSGAGPLSVTAGLNMAEALVQSPSRTRTAPQLSVKTQRLEELAIKQSRQLIPVTPSMPKAMVLSSSDKSKPKLASRTGELNATIKGGQPQPSSVHANQSRVGHVKPDAQKSSHGKFLVLKPVRENGVSLAAKDVSSPTSNANSMAANSQFALAPSVPHAPLRSPNNTNVSSVERKIASLDLKTGTTLEKRPSLSQVQSRNDFFNLIKKKTSMSSSAVLSDSCSSVKSPSIGQSNELTSEEMGIPASPRVIENGAVENRNGNSSEEVQISRDSGEKTESHVAAESLDEEEAAFLRSLGWDESCGEDEGLTEEEINSFYREYMNLKPSLKIGRCIQPKIFVPSESREDSKDDGAGSELSSSDSEA
- the LOC103499274 gene encoding uncharacterized protein LOC103499274 isoform X1, encoding MERSEPTLVPEWLRSTGSVTGGGNSNHHFPSSSSHSDVPSLSQSRNRISKTTGDFDTSRSSFLDRTSSSNSRRSSSNGSSKHAYSSFNRGHRDKDREKEKDRLNFGDNWDRDAHDPLGKILSNRIDKDALRRSHSMVSRKQGELFHRRVGTELKSHNSSNGILSGTSVGSSIQKAVFEKDFPSLGSEEKQGASEIGRVSSPGLSSPVQSLPIGNSALIVGGEGWTSALAEVPSMIGSTPGSSSFQQTVPATSGAGPLSVTAGLNMAEALVQSPSRTRTAPQVSELSVKTQRLEELAIKQSRQLIPVTPSMPKAMVLSSSDKSKPKLASRTGELNATIKGGQPQPSSVHANQSRVGHVKPDAQKSSHGKFLVLKPVRENGVSLAAKDVSSPTSNANSMAANSQFALAPSVPHAPLRSPNNTNVSSVERKIASLDLKTGTTLEKRPSLSQVQSRNDFFNLIKKKTSMSSSAVLSDSCSSVKSPSIGQSNELTSEEMGIPASPRVIENGAVENRNGNSSEEVQISRDSGEKTESHVAAESLDEEEAAFLRSLGWDESCGEDEGLTEEEINSFYREYMNLKPSLKIGRCIQPKIFVPSESREDSKDDGAGSELSSSDSEA